A single Sporosarcina sp. FSL W8-0480 DNA region contains:
- a CDS encoding Wzz/FepE/Etk N-terminal domain-containing protein encodes MEETISLQDLFQTLKKRIVLIISLTIIAMGIAAVASYYFMTPIYQASTQILVNQKNDQNNQFNTQEIQMNLQLINTYNVIITSPAILSKVIDNLDLNMTPAQLKGQLTVNSAQNSQVVNLTVQDTEHFRAVDIANTTALVFQEEIQKLMNVDNVNILSPAVNVDFPSPVKPQKLLNIAIAAVVGLMLGVGLAFLLEYLDTTVKTEQDIEELVGLPVLGIVGKFPNEILQNNATKPLTARKKEKAHAN; translated from the coding sequence ATGGAAGAAACAATCAGCCTACAAGATTTGTTCCAAACGTTAAAGAAAAGAATAGTCCTGATCATCTCTCTAACAATCATTGCTATGGGCATCGCGGCCGTTGCAAGCTATTACTTCATGACGCCGATATACCAAGCATCGACACAAATCCTTGTCAATCAAAAAAATGACCAAAACAACCAATTCAATACACAAGAAATTCAAATGAACCTCCAGCTCATCAACACATACAACGTCATCATCACAAGTCCAGCAATCCTATCAAAAGTAATTGATAATTTAGACCTCAACATGACACCGGCTCAGCTGAAAGGACAACTCACTGTCAACAGTGCGCAAAACTCACAAGTCGTCAACTTGACTGTCCAAGATACAGAGCACTTCAGAGCAGTTGATATTGCCAATACGACAGCACTTGTTTTCCAAGAAGAAATCCAAAAGCTGATGAATGTCGATAACGTCAATATCCTTTCACCAGCTGTCAATGTAGATTTTCCATCTCCTGTTAAACCGCAGAAACTGTTGAACATTGCAATTGCAGCAGTTGTCGGATTGATGCTTGGAGTGGGACTTGCTTTCCTATTAGAGTACCTTGATACAACAGTTAAAACTGAACAAGACATCGAAGAACTTGTCGGCTTGCCAGTCCTTGGAATTGTAGGGAAGTTTCCAAATGAAATCCTACAAAATAATGCAACAAAACCTTTAACAGCAAGAAAGAAGGAGAAAGCACATGCTAATTAA
- a CDS encoding O-antigen ligase family protein translates to MENNYISFRSILFMITTIIIFLFRDGLGYSVPLFLILTVILISLLFLNVKELVYFYLFLIPLSVGNILYFVNAVFGLIFIVKFYKEINVKNTFIVGTILILWEALHLIPSVFLGFDENIVKLFGFSICLIVTIVIITSEKLHLNFIPLIFSWSLGLASLCGILFLKYANQYGLSNLTSSIRRFGYMSSQFDTSSTSLLINPNTLGKLVFLTVFCLLTVLVFEKKFRFLISFLIFYFIIFGIFTGSRSFLLISIILLIIYTIEMVIKIRKNIKVLLTMIITSLIIIFFVTNNMQDTLEMFSARIESDNITGSRDKIYKEYTDTLINSPNIIYGVGMQEYVTKYNAINNNIVSSSHNVFIEVIAIWGLLGMIIVCSLFITLYKSMKIKRNLIYKSFLPFLPLFGLFLSAQFGQFFISYYDTFPTLILTFINIKYADSKLREEKDL, encoded by the coding sequence GTGGAAAATAACTACATTAGTTTTCGAAGTATTCTTTTTATGATTACAACTATTATTATTTTTTTGTTCCGTGATGGACTTGGATATAGTGTTCCTTTATTTCTGATACTGACTGTGATATTAATTTCCTTGTTATTCTTAAATGTTAAAGAATTAGTTTACTTTTATTTATTTCTTATACCTTTAAGTGTAGGAAACATTTTGTATTTTGTAAATGCCGTATTCGGATTAATCTTCATAGTTAAGTTTTATAAAGAAATTAACGTGAAAAATACTTTTATAGTTGGGACTATATTAATTCTTTGGGAAGCTCTTCATTTAATACCAAGTGTTTTTCTAGGGTTTGATGAAAATATTGTAAAGTTGTTTGGTTTTTCTATTTGTTTGATAGTGACAATTGTTATAATTACAAGTGAAAAGTTACACTTGAATTTTATTCCACTTATCTTTTCATGGAGTTTAGGTTTAGCAAGTTTATGCGGAATTCTTTTTTTGAAGTATGCAAATCAATATGGATTATCAAATCTAACAAGTAGTATCAGAAGATTCGGATATATGTCATCTCAGTTTGATACAAGTAGTACTAGTTTACTTATAAACCCTAATACACTAGGAAAACTAGTTTTTCTTACAGTATTTTGTTTGTTAACAGTATTAGTGTTTGAAAAGAAATTTAGATTCTTAATTAGTTTTTTAATATTTTATTTTATAATTTTCGGCATATTTACAGGGTCGAGATCTTTTTTGCTAATAAGCATTATATTGTTGATTATATATACAATTGAAATGGTTATAAAAATAAGGAAAAATATAAAAGTTTTATTAACTATGATTATAACCTCTTTGATTATTATTTTCTTCGTAACTAATAATATGCAAGATACTTTAGAAATGTTTAGTGCGAGAATAGAGAGTGATAATATAACTGGTTCTAGAGATAAGATTTATAAGGAGTATACTGATACTTTAATTAATTCGCCTAATATAATCTACGGTGTAGGGATGCAAGAATATGTAACAAAATATAATGCAATAAATAATAATATTGTTTCTTCATCCCATAATGTTTTCATAGAGGTAATTGCAATATGGGGTTTGTTAGGTATGATAATTGTATGTTCCTTATTTATAACATTATATAAGTCAATGAAAATCAAAAGAAATTTAATTTATAAATCTTTCCTACCGTTTTTACCGTTGTTCGGGTTGTTCTTGTCCGCACAGTTTGGACAATTTTTCATTTCATATTACGATACTTTTCCAACTTTAATTTTAACTTTTATTAATATTAAGTATGCTGATTCCAAGTTGAGAGAAGAGAAGGATTTATAA
- a CDS encoding nucleoside-diphosphate sugar epimerase/dehydratase: MSVKNRLTMLFLVDSFIVLFSIFIGYFILNPTINLLTNKVLLVSVIAIQIAHHVLAWYFGLYRKAWTYASIGELKLIFKAVTWAIVVVALVQLVIAQDIYFRALAITWMLHILLIGGSRLSWRLYRDTVNRKQDVEAKRTMIVGAGQAGSMIVRQILQNPDCGMTPVVFVDDDRKKQGLEIYGVKVSGGTKYIQAIAEDNDIEKIIIAIPSMDKQEQAELLKRCVDTGIKTQKIPRIEDIMTGKVSVTDMQDVRIEDLLGRDEVQLDMEAIANKLTGKTIMITGAGGSIGSEICRQVNRFTPKKLILLGHGENSIYLIERELREKVSLETEIVPVIADVQDRQRIFDIVSEHQPDVIYHAAAHKHVPLMEANPMEAVKNNIFGTKNVAEAADMFGVPHFVLVSTDKAVNPPNVMGATKRFAEMIVQNLAKNSQTKFAAVRFGNVLGSRGSVVPLFRNQIAAGGPVTVTDPEMTRYFMTIPEASRLVIQAGTLARGGEVFVLDMGEPVKIVDLAKNLINLSGYSENEIKIEFSGIRPGEKLFEELLNENERQSEYVFPKIYVGKATPISELEQQYVLDRLLNMDVEELRKTLVGLANRKYVESSLKVTV; the protein is encoded by the coding sequence ATATCTGTTAAAAATAGGTTGACGATGTTGTTTTTGGTGGATTCTTTTATAGTGCTTTTTTCAATCTTCATAGGGTATTTCATCCTAAATCCGACTATCAATCTTTTAACAAATAAGGTGTTGTTAGTCAGCGTCATAGCAATCCAAATCGCCCATCACGTATTAGCTTGGTATTTTGGCTTGTACCGGAAAGCTTGGACATACGCATCCATCGGAGAGTTGAAATTGATTTTCAAGGCAGTTACGTGGGCAATCGTAGTTGTCGCTTTAGTTCAATTGGTAATTGCCCAAGACATTTACTTCAGAGCACTGGCGATCACTTGGATGCTACATATATTGTTAATCGGAGGTTCAAGGCTTTCGTGGAGGTTGTACCGTGATACGGTTAATCGGAAGCAGGATGTAGAAGCGAAGCGTACGATGATTGTCGGGGCTGGACAAGCCGGCAGCATGATTGTACGTCAAATTTTACAGAACCCTGATTGTGGGATGACTCCCGTCGTTTTCGTTGATGATGACAGGAAGAAACAAGGACTTGAGATTTATGGCGTGAAGGTTAGTGGTGGAACTAAATATATCCAAGCAATTGCGGAAGATAATGATATTGAAAAGATAATAATTGCTATTCCATCAATGGATAAACAAGAACAGGCAGAGCTCTTGAAACGATGTGTCGACACCGGGATAAAGACACAAAAAATCCCGCGCATCGAGGACATCATGACAGGTAAAGTCTCTGTAACTGATATGCAGGACGTCAGAATCGAGGACTTGTTAGGGCGTGATGAAGTACAGCTTGATATGGAAGCAATAGCGAATAAGCTGACGGGCAAAACGATCATGATCACAGGAGCTGGCGGCTCGATCGGATCGGAAATTTGCCGGCAAGTGAATCGGTTTACACCGAAGAAACTCATTTTGTTAGGGCATGGTGAAAACTCCATCTACTTAATAGAACGTGAACTTAGGGAAAAAGTTTCACTTGAAACAGAAATTGTTCCCGTTATTGCGGATGTACAAGATAGACAACGGATCTTTGATATCGTATCGGAGCATCAACCGGATGTGATTTACCATGCGGCGGCTCATAAGCATGTACCGTTGATGGAAGCGAATCCTATGGAAGCAGTAAAAAATAATATATTTGGTACGAAGAATGTTGCGGAAGCGGCGGATATGTTTGGAGTACCGCATTTTGTATTAGTCTCAACTGATAAAGCGGTAAACCCTCCTAATGTAATGGGTGCGACGAAGCGTTTTGCGGAGATGATTGTGCAGAATCTGGCAAAGAACAGTCAGACCAAATTTGCGGCGGTTCGTTTTGGGAATGTACTTGGATCTCGTGGAAGTGTTGTCCCGTTGTTTAGGAATCAGATTGCGGCAGGGGGGCCGGTAACGGTTACGGATCCGGAGATGACTCGGTATTTTATGACGATTCCGGAAGCATCAAGGCTTGTAATTCAAGCGGGAACTCTTGCTCGTGGTGGGGAAGTGTTTGTGCTTGATATGGGTGAGCCTGTGAAGATTGTGGATTTGGCGAAGAACCTTATTAATCTATCTGGTTATAGCGAGAATGAGATTAAGATAGAGTTTAGTGGGATTAGGCCTGGAGAGAAGTTGTTTGAAGAGTTGTTGAATGAGAATGAACGGCAGAGTGAGTATGTGTTTCCGAAGATTTATGTTGGGAAGGCTACTCCGATATCTGAGTTGGAGCAGCAGTATGTGTTGGATAGGTTGCTTAATATGGATGTGGAGGAGTTAAGAAAGACTTTAGTTGGGTTAGCTAATCGGAAGTATGTGGAATCTTCTTTAAAGGTTACCGTATAA
- a CDS encoding oligosaccharide flippase family protein — protein sequence MSKNWNRIKVFRKKVSWSLAGNLIYAISQWGIISIIARYGSAEDLGIYSLGLAVTAPIILFFNFQLRVILATDTNEEFNFPKYLGGRIVHLTLAYIIIICISLLYSKDTITLFVILLIGLVKYVESLSDICMGYFQRKSRIDLIGRSQFFRGLFSMLFFGVFYILTKSIVISILILLIVMVLRLIFYDFRNLSRFTLYKPIFDQNAIKQIKWFFPLGLTSLISSLNTNIPRYFLDHYTSVADVGVFSALYYILVASNMLISPISLLAAPRIAKTLKSKTVRPFIKINIQLFLIAILGSLLIVVPIFIRGDLILTLLYGGEYALYQDTFLIISSTLVFGFLVAFLNISVIAARAIRIQPIINTVTVIVTIVAGFLLIKSFGIYGAAWTLFISRLTQTFLYIILFVYIVINKISKEKTMR from the coding sequence ATGTCGAAAAATTGGAACAGGATAAAAGTGTTTCGTAAAAAAGTTTCATGGTCATTGGCTGGAAATCTAATATATGCAATTTCGCAATGGGGAATAATTTCTATTATTGCAAGATACGGTTCTGCAGAGGACTTGGGGATATATTCATTAGGTTTAGCAGTTACTGCTCCAATAATTCTTTTTTTTAACTTTCAACTTAGAGTGATATTAGCTACTGATACTAATGAAGAATTTAATTTTCCTAAATATTTAGGAGGAAGAATAGTTCATTTAACTTTAGCTTATATTATAATTATTTGCATTTCTTTATTATATAGCAAAGATACTATCACACTCTTCGTCATTCTTTTGATTGGATTAGTAAAATATGTTGAATCGTTAAGTGATATATGTATGGGCTATTTTCAAAGAAAAAGTAGAATCGATCTTATAGGAAGATCACAGTTTTTTAGAGGACTATTTAGTATGCTCTTTTTTGGAGTTTTTTATATTCTAACGAAGAGTATAGTAATTTCAATATTGATTCTCCTAATCGTTATGGTTTTAAGATTAATATTCTATGACTTTAGAAACTTATCACGTTTTACTCTTTACAAACCAATATTTGATCAAAATGCTATAAAACAAATTAAATGGTTTTTTCCCTTAGGTCTTACCTCGTTAATTAGTTCTCTAAATACTAATATACCAAGATACTTTTTAGATCATTATACTAGTGTTGCAGATGTAGGAGTATTTTCCGCACTATATTATATTTTGGTGGCAAGTAATATGTTAATATCACCTATTTCATTATTAGCTGCACCCAGAATTGCAAAAACCCTTAAAAGCAAGACAGTCAGACCGTTTATAAAAATCAATATTCAGCTTTTTCTTATAGCGATTTTGGGATCATTGTTAATTGTTGTACCTATATTTATAAGAGGAGACTTAATATTAACATTATTGTATGGCGGTGAATATGCGTTATATCAGGATACCTTTTTAATAATTTCTTCCACTTTAGTATTTGGATTTTTGGTTGCGTTTCTAAACATTTCTGTTATCGCTGCAAGAGCTATTCGAATTCAACCAATAATAAATACTGTTACAGTGATTGTTACAATAGTCGCAGGGTTTTTATTAATTAAGTCATTTGGTATATACGGGGCGGCATGGACTTTGTTTATATCAAGATTAACACAGACATTTTTATACATAATTTTATTCGTATATATTGTGATAAATAAAATCTCAAAAGAGAAAACAATGAGGTAG
- a CDS encoding glycosyltransferase, with protein sequence MKIVHIIPSLNSGGAETMLYKLLKFRQSEMDIEIITFISDGFYANEIREMNISVHEINIKKLRIKSVFKIINILKGADIVQSWMYHSDLIALIFGKLLLKKKVVWGIRRSYLAKEKMNKRTYFIAKVCSFFSGYVDGIVSCTEVGKINHLNFGYHNKCFLVIPNGFDLEQFNPDSGFGIKETELLRLLNISRWEPLKDHNTLLAAANILKTNGIKFELLLVGKNIDYKNKVLINLISYYGLENEVKLLGVRKDIPDIMYSSDIYVSSSISEGFPNVIGEAMSSELYCVATNAGDTELIIGGLGTVVPVCSPEKLADGIQKALNIDKTKLMEIKTQARKRIEEEFSIQRIVKEYETMYKKIYQIG encoded by the coding sequence ATGAAAATAGTTCATATAATTCCTTCCCTAAATTCAGGAGGAGCAGAAACAATGCTCTATAAGTTGCTGAAATTTAGACAAAGCGAAATGGATATTGAAATTATTACTTTTATTTCAGATGGTTTTTATGCAAATGAAATTCGGGAAATGAATATTTCTGTACATGAAATAAATATTAAGAAACTCAGAATTAAGAGTGTGTTTAAAATCATTAACATTCTTAAGGGTGCGGATATTGTTCAATCTTGGATGTATCACTCAGATTTAATAGCGTTGATTTTCGGAAAACTTTTGCTGAAAAAAAAGGTTGTTTGGGGAATTCGAAGAAGTTATTTAGCTAAGGAGAAAATGAATAAAAGAACATATTTTATTGCGAAAGTGTGTTCTTTTTTTAGTGGGTATGTAGATGGAATTGTCAGTTGTACGGAAGTAGGGAAAATAAATCACTTGAATTTTGGATACCACAACAAGTGTTTTTTAGTGATTCCAAACGGCTTTGATTTGGAACAATTTAATCCGGATTCAGGTTTTGGAATTAAGGAAACCGAACTCTTGAGACTATTAAATATTTCACGTTGGGAGCCATTGAAAGACCATAATACATTATTAGCTGCCGCTAATATTCTCAAAACTAATGGCATTAAGTTTGAATTATTATTAGTTGGAAAAAACATTGATTATAAAAATAAAGTTTTAATAAATTTAATTTCTTATTATGGTTTAGAAAATGAAGTAAAATTATTAGGAGTAAGAAAGGACATTCCAGATATAATGTATTCTTCCGATATCTATGTGTCCTCATCAATAAGTGAAGGTTTTCCTAACGTTATTGGTGAAGCAATGTCATCGGAATTGTATTGCGTAGCAACAAATGCAGGTGATACAGAATTAATAATTGGCGGATTAGGTACGGTTGTTCCTGTCTGTAGCCCCGAAAAACTTGCAGATGGAATACAGAAGGCGCTTAATATCGATAAAACCAAACTAATGGAAATTAAAACACAAGCCAGAAAAAGAATAGAAGAAGAGTTTTCGATTCAAAGAATTGTAAAAGAGTACGAAACGATGTATAAAAAAATATATCAGATAGGATGA
- a CDS encoding CpsB/CapC family capsule biosynthesis tyrosine phosphatase, translating to MVDIHSHVLHSLDDGPDSMEGTLKIIQSAVNEGITDLIATPHVHNPHFHVTAAETSKQVVELMEYIEREKIPLRVHIGQEVRIHDSIIKNYEADELLTLADSRYMLLELPSHTVPSYTVKVIEQLTEIGIVPIIAHPERNRAIAEKPERLQRLIRHGAYAQITAGSVSGHFGKGIQDLSMRLIEANCIHTYGSDVHNMETRPLEYAKGLDILEKKKFEEIVGVFLENNARILLDKPLIQLEMGDVRKKSWWKIGVKI from the coding sequence GTGGTAGATATACACTCCCATGTTTTGCATAGTTTAGATGACGGTCCTGACTCTATGGAAGGGACATTGAAAATCATACAAAGCGCAGTCAACGAAGGAATTACAGATTTGATTGCAACGCCCCATGTGCATAATCCACATTTTCATGTAACAGCTGCAGAGACATCGAAACAAGTAGTTGAATTAATGGAGTATATCGAGAGAGAAAAGATTCCATTAAGGGTGCATATAGGACAAGAGGTCAGAATACATGATTCGATCATCAAGAACTATGAGGCAGATGAGCTATTAACACTTGCGGATTCCCGATATATGTTACTTGAATTGCCGTCTCATACAGTCCCATCCTACACAGTGAAAGTCATTGAACAATTAACGGAGATCGGTATTGTCCCAATCATTGCCCATCCTGAGAGAAATCGGGCGATTGCGGAAAAACCGGAGAGACTCCAAAGGCTCATTCGTCATGGTGCATATGCCCAAATTACCGCAGGAAGTGTTTCAGGACATTTCGGTAAAGGGATACAAGATCTGTCAATGAGGTTAATAGAGGCAAATTGTATTCATACGTATGGATCGGATGTCCATAACATGGAGACGAGACCTCTTGAGTATGCCAAAGGTCTTGATATATTGGAGAAAAAGAAATTCGAGGAAATAGTCGGAGTTTTTCTTGAAAATAATGCAAGAATTCTCTTGGATAAACCGCTCATTCAGTTAGAGATGGGTGATGTAAGGAAAAAAAGTTGGTGGAAAATAGGAGTAAAGATTTAA
- a CDS encoding CpsD/CapB family tyrosine-protein kinase, with product MLIKRKKKVLQKAARILVAHQEPKSIISEQFRTIRTSIDFSTPDNDLETLLVTSAAPSEGKSTIAANIAVVYAQNGKKVLLVDADLRKPTVHYTFSLMNNVGLTNLLAKNTTLQVAVKKSEVEGLDVLVCGSIPPNPAELLASKSMDNVLEQLKEQYDLIIFDAPPLLSVTDGQVLAQKCDGAILVVSSGSTEKENIVKAKEALLLTKTPILGVVLNNFNLTKDHYYYNYYRMEE from the coding sequence ATGCTAATTAAACGTAAAAAGAAAGTCCTTCAAAAAGCTGCAAGAATTTTAGTTGCACATCAAGAGCCGAAATCAATTATCTCGGAACAGTTCAGAACAATCCGAACAAGTATCGATTTTTCGACACCAGATAATGACCTTGAAACTCTCCTTGTCACTTCTGCAGCACCAAGCGAAGGGAAATCGACGATTGCAGCGAACATTGCTGTCGTCTATGCACAAAACGGTAAGAAGGTATTGCTTGTAGATGCCGATTTGCGTAAACCGACAGTTCACTACACATTTTCTCTAATGAATAACGTTGGATTAACGAATCTATTAGCGAAAAACACGACTCTTCAAGTTGCTGTAAAGAAGAGTGAAGTGGAAGGCCTTGATGTACTTGTTTGCGGTTCGATTCCACCGAACCCTGCAGAGCTATTAGCGTCTAAATCTATGGACAATGTACTTGAACAGTTAAAAGAACAATATGATCTTATCATCTTTGATGCACCCCCTCTCCTATCGGTGACTGATGGGCAAGTCCTTGCACAGAAATGTGATGGGGCTATCCTTGTCGTCAGCTCGGGGTCAACAGAAAAGGAGAATATCGTAAAAGCGAAAGAAGCGCTATTATTGACGAAGACTCCGATTTTAGGGGTTGTCCTTAACAACTTCAACCTTACGAAAGATCATTATTACTATAACTATTATAGAATGGAAGAGTAA
- a CDS encoding ATP-grasp fold amidoligase family protein: protein MIYPIKKVVRTLSHNNIFVKRLYLTSNKVKMYLLKNISDETFAKMKYKENTGQTLNLSNPKTYNEKLWWLKLNNRNPLLTVCSDKFEVRKYVEEKGLKHILTTIYGVYDNAENIDYNVIPEKAFIKCNHGSGTNIIYDKEKFNKIKFEKKFNRALKKNYYYQSREWNYKNIKPRIIVEELLTDKENVSLIDYRFMCFDGEVKLILVDINTASPDGSHNPKALRNIYDNDFNYLDIKIGRQQFDNKLISKPKNFSKMIEYAEILSKPFPHCRVDLYNIQGEIYFGEITFYPGGATQRITPEKWSYEIGGWINLEDESHNLQG, encoded by the coding sequence GTGATATATCCTATTAAAAAGGTAGTTAGAACTTTATCACACAACAATATATTTGTAAAAAGATTGTATCTAACTTCAAATAAAGTAAAAATGTATCTATTGAAAAACATTAGTGATGAAACGTTCGCGAAAATGAAGTATAAAGAAAATACTGGTCAAACGCTTAATCTGAGTAATCCAAAAACATATAATGAAAAGCTATGGTGGTTAAAGCTTAATAATAGGAACCCTTTACTAACTGTTTGTTCAGATAAGTTCGAGGTACGTAAGTATGTTGAGGAAAAGGGATTAAAACATATTTTAACTACAATTTACGGAGTATATGATAATGCGGAAAACATAGATTACAATGTTATTCCTGAGAAAGCTTTTATAAAATGTAACCATGGGTCTGGGACAAATATAATATACGATAAAGAAAAATTTAATAAAATTAAATTTGAGAAGAAGTTCAATCGGGCTTTAAAAAAGAATTATTACTATCAGTCAAGAGAATGGAACTACAAGAATATTAAACCAAGGATAATTGTTGAGGAATTGTTAACTGACAAGGAAAACGTTTCTCTAATTGATTATAGGTTTATGTGCTTTGATGGAGAAGTAAAGCTGATACTTGTGGATATAAATACTGCTTCACCAGATGGTTCACATAATCCAAAGGCATTGAGGAATATTTATGATAATGATTTCAACTATTTAGATATTAAGATAGGTCGACAACAATTTGATAATAAATTAATATCAAAACCTAAAAATTTTAGCAAAATGATAGAATATGCTGAGATATTATCTAAACCGTTTCCTCACTGCCGAGTAGATTTATATAATATACAGGGAGAAATTTATTTCGGTGAAATAACATTTTACCCTGGAGGAGCAACTCAAAGGATTACTCCAGAAAAATGGTCATACGAAATTGGTGGTTGGATTAATTTGGAAGACGAGAGTCATAATCTGCAGGGATAA